Proteins encoded in a region of the Roseateles sp. SL47 genome:
- a CDS encoding response regulator transcription factor, which translates to MRILIAEDDQVLADGLLRSLRASGCAVDQVGSGTEADAALASHEFDLLILDLGLPKMHGLEVLRRLRARGSAVPVLILTAADSIEERVKGLDLGADDYMAKPFSLQELEARVRALTRRGLGTASSVIKHGPLSFDATGRVAYINEQMVELSARELSLLEVLLQRAGRLVSKDQLVERLCEWGEEVSNNAIEVYIHRLRKKIEQGPIRIATVRGLGYCLEKIPG; encoded by the coding sequence ATGCGCATCCTGATTGCAGAAGACGACCAGGTGTTGGCCGACGGCCTGCTGCGCTCGCTGCGGGCTTCGGGCTGTGCCGTGGACCAGGTGGGCAGCGGCACCGAAGCGGATGCGGCCCTTGCCTCCCATGAATTCGACCTGCTGATCCTGGACTTGGGCCTGCCCAAGATGCATGGGCTGGAAGTGCTTCGCCGGCTGCGGGCGCGTGGCTCGGCCGTGCCGGTGCTGATCCTGACAGCGGCGGACAGCATCGAGGAGCGGGTCAAGGGGCTGGATCTGGGCGCCGACGACTACATGGCGAAACCCTTTTCGTTGCAGGAACTGGAAGCCCGTGTGCGAGCGCTCACCCGGCGCGGCCTGGGCACGGCCTCCAGTGTGATCAAGCATGGCCCGCTGAGCTTTGATGCCACCGGCCGGGTGGCCTACATCAATGAGCAGATGGTGGAGCTGTCGGCCCGTGAGCTGTCGCTGCTGGAAGTGCTGCTGCAGCGCGCCGGCCGGCTGGTCAGCAAGGATCAATTGGTGGAGCGCCTGTGCGAATGGGGCGAAGAGGTGAGCAACAACGCCATCGAGGTCTACATCCACCGCCTGCGCAAGAAGATCGAGCAAGGACCGATCCGCATCGCCACCGTCCGAGGGCTGGGTTATTGCCTTGAAAAGATCCCCGGCTGA
- the recA gene encoding recombinase RecA, with protein sequence MDAPVKNANPEKAKALQAALAQIEKQFGKGSIMRLGEGEKIEDIQVVSTGSLGLDIALGVGGLPRGRVIEIYGPESSGKTTLTLQVIAQMQKLQGVCAFIDAEHALDAQYAQKLGVNLQELLISQPDTGEQALEIVDALVRSGSVDLIIVDSVAALTPKAELEGEMGDALPGLQARLMSQALRKLTATIKKTNCTVIFINQIRMKIGVMFGSPETTTGGNALKFYASVRLDIRRIGSIKKGEEVIGSETKVKVVKNKVAPPFKTAEFDILYGEGISREGEIIDMGVAAKIVDKAGAWYAYSGEKIGQGKDNAREFLRENADLAVEIENKIRESLGIPLLGAVPDSAE encoded by the coding sequence ATGGACGCCCCCGTCAAAAACGCCAACCCCGAAAAAGCCAAGGCCCTGCAGGCCGCTCTTGCCCAGATCGAAAAGCAGTTCGGCAAGGGCTCCATCATGCGCCTGGGTGAAGGCGAGAAGATTGAAGACATCCAGGTGGTCTCCACCGGTTCGCTGGGCCTGGACATCGCCCTGGGCGTTGGCGGCCTGCCGCGCGGCCGTGTGATTGAAATCTACGGCCCGGAATCCTCGGGCAAGACCACGCTCACACTGCAGGTCATCGCCCAGATGCAGAAGCTGCAGGGCGTGTGTGCCTTCATCGACGCCGAGCATGCGCTGGACGCTCAATATGCCCAGAAGCTCGGGGTGAACCTGCAAGAGCTGCTGATCAGCCAGCCCGACACCGGCGAACAAGCCCTGGAAATTGTGGACGCACTGGTGCGTTCCGGTTCGGTGGACCTGATCATCGTGGACTCGGTGGCCGCCCTGACACCCAAGGCCGAGCTGGAAGGCGAAATGGGTGATGCCCTGCCCGGCCTGCAGGCCCGTCTGATGAGCCAGGCCCTGCGCAAGCTCACCGCCACCATCAAGAAAACCAACTGCACCGTTATCTTCATCAACCAGATCCGCATGAAGATCGGTGTGATGTTCGGCTCGCCTGAAACCACCACCGGTGGCAATGCGCTGAAGTTCTACGCTTCGGTGCGCCTGGACATCCGCCGTATTGGTTCCATCAAGAAGGGTGAAGAAGTCATCGGTTCCGAAACCAAGGTCAAGGTGGTGAAGAACAAGGTGGCGCCCCCGTTCAAGACGGCGGAATTCGACATCCTGTATGGCGAAGGGATCAGCCGCGAGGGTGAAATCATCGACATGGGTGTGGCCGCCAAGATCGTGGACAAGGCCGGTGCCTGGTACGCCTACAGTGGCGAGAAAATCGGCCAAGGCAAGGACAACGCCCGCGAATTCCTGCGTGAAAACGCGGACCTGGCTGTCGAGATTGAAAACAAGATCCGCGAATCGCTGGGCATCCCCCTGCTGGGTGCGGTGCCGGATTCGGCTGAGTAA
- a CDS encoding regulatory protein RecX, which translates to MARQPLSLRARAVTLLAQRDHSELELRRKLGRIAREARQAEQAREAARHADADWDAGADASRARRMQAFVVGEGGGDDHRDAEADAADIEQQVEEVLVWLRQQSYLDESRFVESRLHARSSRWGQRRIEQELAQHGLSLDADQRAALADTELGRACELLRRKFAASPARWVSGLVGRASGATTEAATDAITGAKLDTADGSASVDRRHRGGPDSGGSESDDRHNDNRHNDNRHSDDRHRDDSNSDDLADSPNSANAAKKAHAAKAALEARQMRFLLGRGFQSDLARRAIRVHRDLGAADSADAADSADSADSADDLGALGKPGAHPGRRR; encoded by the coding sequence ATGGCACGTCAGCCGCTCTCCCTGAGGGCGCGGGCGGTCACCCTGCTGGCCCAGCGAGACCACAGCGAACTGGAGCTGCGGCGCAAGCTGGGCCGCATTGCCAGAGAGGCTCGGCAGGCGGAACAGGCGCGCGAAGCCGCTCGCCATGCGGATGCTGACTGGGACGCAGGCGCGGACGCTTCTCGCGCCAGGCGCATGCAGGCCTTCGTCGTCGGCGAGGGTGGTGGTGATGACCACCGCGACGCCGAGGCGGATGCGGCCGACATCGAGCAGCAGGTGGAAGAGGTGCTGGTCTGGCTGCGCCAACAGTCCTATCTGGATGAATCCCGCTTTGTGGAATCCAGGCTGCATGCGCGGTCTTCGCGTTGGGGGCAGCGGCGCATCGAGCAGGAACTCGCCCAGCATGGGCTCAGCCTGGACGCTGATCAACGTGCCGCCCTGGCGGACACCGAACTGGGCCGTGCCTGCGAGCTGCTGCGTCGTAAATTTGCTGCGAGCCCGGCACGGTGGGTGTCTGGTTTGGTGGGGCGCGCCAGTGGTGCCACCACTGAGGCCGCCACTGACGCCATCACTGGCGCCAAGCTCGATACTGCTGATGGATCCGCCAGCGTAGACCGCAGGCATAGAGGCGGCCCGGATAGCGGGGGCTCGGAGAGCGACGACCGGCACAACGACAACCGGCACAACGACAACCGACACAGCGACGACCGGCACAGAGACGACTCGAACAGCGACGACCTTGCGGACTCTCCGAACTCCGCCAATGCTGCCAAAAAAGCTCATGCCGCCAAAGCTGCCCTGGAAGCCCGCCAAATGCGCTTCCTGCTGGGGCGGGGCTTTCAGTCTGACCTGGCTCGCCGCGCGATCCGGGTCCACCGCGACCTCGGCGCTGCGGATTCTGCTGACGCCGCTGATTCCGCTGATTCCGCTGATTCCGCTGATGACCTTGGCGCCCTGGGCAAGCCCGGCGCCCATCCGGGCCGCCGCCGCTGA
- the sucC gene encoding ADP-forming succinate--CoA ligase subunit beta, with protein sequence MKIHEYQGKEILRQFGVPVPRGIPAFTVQEAVEAAQKLGGPVWVVKAQIHAGGRGKGGGVKLGKSLDDVKALSEQILGMQLVTHQTGPAGQKVRRLYIEEGADIKNELYVSLVTDRGTQKVAFIASSEGGMDIEEVAHSTPEKIITEYIDPLTGITTEQSKKIAAAIGLTGASVDQAVDLFAKLYKCYMDTDASLVEINPLNCDSKGNLIALDAKFNFDANALFRHPEIVAYRDLDEEDPAEIEASKFDLAYISLDGNIGCLVNGAGLAMATMDTIKLFGGEPANFLDVGGGATAEKVTEAFKIMLKNPDVKGILVNIFGGIMKCDTIAEGVITACKAVNLSVPLVVRMKGTNEELGKKMLAESGLPIISADTMAEAATKIVAAVK encoded by the coding sequence ATGAAGATTCACGAGTACCAGGGCAAGGAAATCCTGCGCCAGTTTGGCGTGCCGGTGCCGCGCGGTATTCCCGCGTTCACGGTGCAAGAGGCGGTTGAAGCCGCGCAAAAGCTGGGCGGCCCGGTGTGGGTGGTCAAGGCACAGATCCACGCCGGTGGCCGCGGCAAGGGCGGCGGCGTGAAGCTGGGCAAGAGCCTGGACGACGTGAAGGCGCTCTCCGAGCAGATCCTCGGCATGCAGCTGGTCACGCACCAGACCGGCCCGGCCGGCCAGAAGGTCCGCCGCCTGTACATCGAAGAAGGCGCGGACATCAAGAATGAGCTGTACGTGTCCCTGGTGACCGACCGTGGCACCCAGAAGGTGGCCTTCATCGCTTCCAGCGAAGGCGGCATGGACATCGAAGAGGTGGCGCACTCCACCCCTGAGAAGATCATCACCGAGTACATCGACCCGCTGACCGGCATCACGACCGAACAGTCCAAGAAGATCGCTGCGGCCATCGGCCTGACCGGCGCTTCGGTGGACCAGGCCGTGGACCTGTTCGCCAAGCTGTACAAGTGCTACATGGACACCGACGCGTCGCTGGTGGAAATCAACCCGCTGAACTGCGACTCCAAGGGCAACCTGATCGCCCTGGACGCGAAGTTCAACTTCGACGCCAACGCCCTGTTCCGCCATCCGGAAATCGTCGCCTACCGCGACCTGGACGAAGAAGATCCGGCTGAAATCGAAGCTTCGAAGTTCGACCTGGCCTACATCTCGCTGGACGGCAACATCGGCTGCCTGGTGAACGGTGCTGGTCTGGCCATGGCCACCATGGACACCATCAAGCTGTTCGGCGGCGAGCCGGCCAACTTCCTGGACGTGGGCGGCGGCGCCACTGCCGAGAAGGTTACCGAAGCCTTCAAGATCATGCTGAAGAACCCCGACGTGAAGGGCATTCTCGTCAACATCTTCGGCGGCATCATGAAGTGCGACACCATCGCTGAAGGCGTGATCACGGCTTGCAAGGCCGTCAACCTGTCTGTGCCGCTGGTCGTGCGCATGAAGGGCACCAACGAAGAGCTGGGCAAGAAGATGCTGGCCGAGTCGGGCCTGCCCATCATCTCCGCCGACACCATGGCCGAAGCCGCGACCAAGATCGTCGCCGCCGTCAAGTAA
- the sucD gene encoding succinate--CoA ligase subunit alpha, translating into MSIYINKDTKVITQGITGKTGQFHTLGCQAYANGKNAFVAGVNPKKAGEKFSEIPIYGTVKEAAAQTGATVSVIYVPPAGAAAAIWEAVEADLDLAICITEGIPVRDMLEVRNKMKAKEAAGGKKTLLLGPNCPGLITPEEIKIGIMPGHIHRKGRIGVVSRSGTLTYEAVAQLTDLGLGQSSAVGIGGDPINGLKHIDVMKAFNDDPDTDAVIMIGEIGGPDEAEAARWCKANMKKPVVGFIAGVTAPPGKRMGHAGALISGGADTADAKLAIMEECGFKVTRNPSEMGKLLKGLL; encoded by the coding sequence ATGAGCATCTACATCAACAAGGACACCAAGGTCATCACCCAGGGCATCACGGGCAAGACCGGTCAGTTCCATACTCTGGGCTGCCAGGCCTATGCCAACGGCAAGAACGCATTTGTTGCCGGCGTGAACCCGAAGAAGGCCGGTGAAAAGTTCTCCGAGATCCCCATTTACGGGACCGTCAAGGAAGCTGCCGCCCAGACCGGCGCCACCGTGTCCGTGATCTACGTGCCGCCCGCCGGCGCCGCTGCTGCCATCTGGGAAGCCGTGGAAGCCGACCTGGACCTGGCGATCTGCATCACTGAAGGCATTCCTGTCCGTGACATGCTGGAAGTGCGCAACAAGATGAAGGCCAAGGAAGCGGCCGGCGGCAAGAAGACGCTGCTGCTGGGCCCGAACTGCCCCGGCCTGATCACCCCGGAAGAGATCAAGATCGGCATCATGCCCGGTCACATCCACCGCAAGGGCCGTATCGGCGTGGTGTCGCGTTCCGGCACCCTGACCTATGAAGCGGTGGCTCAGCTGACCGATCTGGGCCTGGGCCAGTCCTCGGCCGTCGGTATCGGTGGTGACCCGATCAACGGTCTGAAGCACATCGACGTGATGAAGGCCTTCAACGACGATCCGGACACCGATGCGGTGATCATGATCGGCGAAATCGGTGGTCCGGACGAAGCCGAAGCCGCCCGTTGGTGCAAGGCCAACATGAAGAAGCCGGTGGTCGGCTTCATCGCGGGTGTCACCGCCCCTCCCGGAAAGCGCATGGGCCACGCCGGCGCGCTGATCTCCGGTGGCGCTGACACTGCCGATGCCAAGCTCGCCATCATGGAAGAGTGCGGCTTCAAGGTGACCCGCAACCCGTCGGAAATGGGCAAGCTGCTCAAGGGTCTGCTGTAA
- a CDS encoding TerC family protein: MDMLLHAPFWLAVLQIIAIDILLGGDNAVVIALACRKLPPKLRTQGILWGTAGAIILRVVLIFFALQLLQLPFLKLVGGLLLFWIGVKLLLPEEDDDHANIQASDKLWAAVKTVIVADFVMSLDNVIAIAGAAEGAGHGHQLTLVIFGLVVSIPIIVWGSQLVIKLMDRYPAVITLGAMLLGWIAGTMLVTDPALGGWVPNQPGSKPGTTVVVPWLQYGSGVAGALLVLGLGKLLANRRPYEA, from the coding sequence ATGGACATGCTTCTCCACGCCCCGTTCTGGCTGGCGGTTCTCCAGATCATCGCGATCGACATCCTGCTGGGTGGCGACAATGCCGTGGTCATCGCCCTTGCCTGCCGCAAGCTGCCGCCCAAGCTCCGCACCCAGGGCATCCTGTGGGGCACCGCAGGCGCCATCATCTTGCGTGTGGTGCTGATCTTCTTTGCGCTGCAACTGCTGCAATTGCCCTTCCTGAAATTGGTGGGCGGCCTGCTGCTGTTCTGGATCGGCGTCAAGCTGCTCCTGCCGGAAGAAGACGACGACCACGCCAACATCCAGGCCAGCGACAAGCTCTGGGCGGCCGTCAAGACCGTCATCGTGGCTGACTTCGTCATGTCGCTGGACAACGTCATCGCCATCGCCGGTGCCGCCGAGGGTGCGGGCCACGGCCATCAACTGACCCTGGTGATCTTCGGCCTGGTGGTGTCCATTCCCATCATCGTCTGGGGCAGCCAACTGGTCATCAAACTGATGGATCGATACCCCGCCGTGATCACCCTGGGCGCCATGTTGCTGGGATGGATTGCGGGTACCATGCTGGTGACCGACCCGGCCCTGGGGGGCTGGGTCCCCAATCAGCCTGGCAGCAAGCCGGGCACGACGGTGGTGGTGCCCTGGCTGCAGTATGGGTCCGGGGTTGCGGGCGCCCTGCTGGTGCTGGGCCTTGGCAAGTTGCTGGCCAATCGCCGCCCGTACGAAGCCTGA
- a CDS encoding serine/threonine-protein kinase, whose translation MTAASFFKRLLGRSLPPPGPEDLPSVLQSTQPMPRWAGSRLDNYELGQEIGRGAMAKVHQAVDRRSGGPVAIKRLSLQREFAPEDLLDVRERFIREASAALHLEHPDILRVLDAGESDGDTWIAMELVVGHDLSHHTRASQRLPLREVLLLVARLARALHYAHSHGVVHRDIKPANVMLDRPTGSVKIMDFGIARVADGSRTRTGLVLGTPSYMSPEQLAGLKVDGRSDLYSLGVMLFQLLTGHLPHQSESMAALMHQIANQPPPDVRQFRPELPESLAMVQALALEKRPELRYQTGEQLAQDLEAVLAELPVALANSTGNAAASPGSGNAKRTTEGTPTTTPPTAGRAFEETLRLRSGAAVHNHPPPDDPASKT comes from the coding sequence ATGACCGCCGCCAGCTTCTTCAAGCGACTGCTGGGGCGGTCCCTCCCGCCTCCCGGGCCGGAGGACCTTCCCAGCGTGCTGCAGAGCACCCAACCCATGCCCCGATGGGCGGGTTCGCGGCTGGACAACTATGAGCTGGGCCAGGAAATCGGCCGCGGCGCCATGGCCAAGGTGCATCAGGCGGTGGACCGCCGTAGCGGCGGGCCGGTGGCCATCAAGCGCCTGTCCCTCCAGCGCGAATTCGCGCCGGAAGACCTGCTGGATGTGCGTGAGCGCTTCATCCGCGAAGCCAGCGCCGCCTTGCATCTCGAACATCCCGACATCCTGCGGGTGCTGGACGCTGGCGAAAGCGACGGCGACACCTGGATTGCCATGGAGTTGGTGGTCGGCCACGACCTGAGCCACCATACGCGTGCATCACAGCGGCTTCCGCTCCGGGAGGTGCTTCTGCTGGTGGCCCGCCTGGCGCGGGCCCTGCACTATGCCCACAGCCACGGCGTGGTGCACCGCGACATCAAACCCGCCAACGTCATGCTGGACCGGCCCACCGGCAGCGTGAAGATCATGGACTTTGGCATTGCCCGGGTCGCGGACGGCAGCCGCACCCGCACCGGGCTGGTTTTGGGTACTCCTTCCTATATGTCCCCGGAACAGTTGGCTGGCCTGAAGGTGGATGGGCGCAGTGACCTGTATTCTTTAGGCGTCATGTTGTTTCAGCTTTTGACCGGGCATTTGCCCCATCAGTCGGAGTCCATGGCCGCTTTGATGCATCAGATCGCGAACCAGCCACCGCCGGACGTGCGGCAGTTCCGCCCGGAGTTGCCGGAATCGCTCGCGATGGTGCAGGCCCTGGCGCTCGAAAAGCGCCCGGAATTGCGCTATCAGACCGGCGAGCAACTGGCGCAGGACCTGGAGGCCGTCCTGGCTGAACTCCCGGTGGCGCTGGCCAATAGCACCGGCAATGCAGCCGCATCGCCCGGAAGTGGGAACGCCAAACGCACCACTGAAGGCACTCCCACCACAACCCCCCCGACAGCGGGGCGGGCTTTCGAGGAAACTTTACGCCTCCGCAGTGGCGCGGCGGTGCACAATCATCCTCCCCCAGACGATCCCGCCAGCAAGACATGA
- a CDS encoding Stp1/IreP family PP2C-type Ser/Thr phosphatase has translation MTLEFFSATDTGRVRDNNEDSIALDPGVGLAVLADGMGGYNAGEVASQMLTSFIKAELGRWLAEAGQLASDADVRRAMDICVDNANRAIFNAANTNPRYAGMGTTLVVAVFREQSVLLGHVGDSRAYRLRDGQLVQMTRDHSLLQEQIDAGLLTPEEAVFSSNKNLVTRAVGVEDTVMLEIHQHELQPGDEILLCSDGLSDMVDDASVAQILQSHSDLPEAAQALVDAANDMGGKDNIAIVLVRAESRTKPWAWWPFSRNHGRR, from the coding sequence ATGACCCTGGAGTTCTTCAGCGCCACCGACACCGGCCGCGTGCGCGACAACAATGAAGACTCGATCGCCCTGGACCCCGGCGTCGGCTTGGCAGTGTTGGCGGACGGCATGGGCGGCTACAACGCCGGGGAGGTGGCCAGCCAGATGCTGACGTCCTTCATCAAGGCCGAACTGGGCCGCTGGCTGGCGGAAGCCGGCCAGCTCGCGTCGGACGCGGATGTGCGCCGCGCGATGGACATTTGCGTGGACAACGCCAACCGGGCCATTTTCAACGCGGCGAACACCAACCCGCGCTATGCCGGCATGGGGACCACACTGGTGGTGGCGGTATTCCGGGAGCAAAGTGTGCTGCTGGGCCATGTGGGTGACTCCCGGGCTTACCGGCTTCGGGACGGCCAACTGGTCCAGATGACCAGAGACCATTCGTTACTGCAAGAGCAGATCGATGCTGGTCTGCTTACGCCTGAGGAAGCGGTGTTTTCCAGCAACAAGAATCTGGTGACACGGGCTGTGGGGGTGGAAGACACCGTCATGCTGGAAATCCACCAACATGAACTGCAACCCGGCGACGAGATTCTGCTGTGCAGTGACGGCCTGTCTGATATGGTGGATGACGCCTCCGTGGCGCAAATTCTGCAAAGTCACTCGGACCTTCCTGAAGCAGCGCAGGCGCTGGTAGACGCCGCCAATGACATGGGCGGCAAGGATAATATTGCGATCGTTCTGGTTCGCGCGGAAAGTCGTACCAAGCCGTGGGCGTGGTGGCCCTTCAGTCGTAACCACGGGCGTCGCTGA
- a CDS encoding FHA domain-containing protein: MGKLVVSLDGVVIKEVQVTKDKTTLGRRPYNDIVIDNLAVSGEHAVMQMVGSDVFIEDLNSTNGTYINGKAVKKQLLSHGDVIEVGKYKIKYLVEDNADYEKTMILRPGQTAPSSGFGLPSSFGGLSGAPAATAAPAAIKVLNGPAAGREVALSKVVTTVGKPGVQVASITKRPSGYVFAHVEGASRPVVNGSPLAAESVPLKNGDVIELAGTQMQFMQG, translated from the coding sequence ATGGGCAAACTGGTGGTTTCGCTCGACGGTGTGGTGATCAAAGAGGTGCAGGTCACCAAAGACAAGACCACACTGGGTCGGCGCCCCTACAACGACATCGTGATCGACAATCTTGCCGTCAGTGGCGAGCATGCCGTGATGCAGATGGTGGGTTCGGACGTCTTCATTGAAGACCTGAACTCCACCAACGGCACCTACATCAATGGCAAAGCCGTCAAGAAACAGCTGCTGTCGCACGGTGACGTCATCGAAGTGGGCAAGTACAAGATCAAGTATCTGGTCGAAGACAACGCCGACTACGAAAAGACCATGATCCTGCGGCCTGGCCAGACGGCGCCCAGCAGCGGTTTTGGCCTGCCTTCGTCATTCGGTGGCCTCAGTGGTGCCCCAGCCGCCACGGCGGCGCCGGCGGCCATCAAAGTGCTGAACGGCCCGGCCGCTGGCCGTGAGGTGGCGCTGTCCAAGGTGGTGACCACCGTGGGCAAACCGGGCGTGCAAGTGGCGTCCATCACCAAACGTCCCAGCGGCTATGTGTTCGCGCACGTGGAAGGTGCTTCCCGTCCGGTGGTGAATGGCTCGCCGCTGGCGGCCGAGTCGGTCCCGCTCAAGAACGGTGACGTCATCGAGCTGGCTGGCACCCAAATGCAGTTCATGCAGGGTTGA
- a CDS encoding MBL fold metallo-hydrolase, translating into MKIRVLGCAGAMAAGHKTTSFLLDDDVLIDAGSGVGELSAEAMAKVNHIFVSHSHLDHVLSIGLLADTVQRRRAQLGLPAVQVHALAATLEALKAHIFNGVIWPDFTRLPSPERPALSFHPFAVGDRLDIGGGREIEVLTAAHTVPAVGFAVNPGSGAHWVFTGDTGPNPALWERLAELKLSDLVIECAFANDECELAEISQHHCPCTLGEELKKLTTPMRVHITHIKPGERAAVMAAVGALQTDHRVTALEHFQEFELK; encoded by the coding sequence ATGAAGATTCGCGTGCTCGGGTGCGCCGGTGCCATGGCGGCCGGCCACAAAACCACTTCTTTCCTGCTGGACGACGATGTGCTCATCGACGCCGGCAGTGGCGTGGGCGAGCTGTCCGCGGAGGCCATGGCGAAGGTCAACCACATCTTCGTCAGCCATTCCCACCTGGACCATGTGCTGTCCATTGGGTTGCTGGCCGACACCGTGCAGCGGCGCCGCGCGCAGCTAGGCCTGCCGGCGGTGCAGGTGCATGCCCTGGCGGCCACGCTGGAGGCGCTGAAGGCGCACATCTTCAACGGCGTCATCTGGCCGGATTTCACCCGGTTGCCCAGCCCGGAACGTCCGGCCTTGAGTTTCCACCCGTTTGCCGTTGGCGACCGTCTGGACATCGGTGGCGGGCGTGAGATCGAAGTCCTGACGGCTGCCCATACGGTACCGGCGGTGGGGTTTGCGGTGAATCCTGGGTCCGGCGCCCATTGGGTGTTCACCGGGGATACAGGGCCGAACCCGGCGCTCTGGGAACGCCTGGCGGAGTTGAAGCTGTCGGACCTGGTGATCGAATGCGCATTTGCCAACGATGAATGTGAGCTGGCCGAAATCAGTCAGCACCATTGCCCGTGCACGCTGGGGGAGGAGCTGAAAAAGCTGACGACCCCGATGCGGGTGCACATCACCCACATCAAGCCCGGCGAGCGGGCGGCCGTGATGGCCGCCGTGGGAGCCTTGCAGACTGACCATCGCGTGACGGCGTTGGAGCATTTTCAGGAATTTGAGTTGAAGTAA
- a CDS encoding pilin has translation MSRSQHGFTLLELMIVVAVVGILAAIALPSYSDYAKKARVTEVMLALTPPKAQVLEYVNTAARFPTPEQLNLSSQSSAYVERVVYSKTSDTEVTITASIRSGSIGPELDGTQLVLTGQPGEAGLSNASVVWKCAGSVPDKFLTVACRSTS, from the coding sequence ATGTCCCGTTCCCAACATGGCTTCACCCTTCTCGAATTGATGATCGTGGTGGCCGTTGTCGGCATCCTCGCCGCCATCGCACTTCCTTCCTATTCCGACTACGCCAAGAAGGCCAGGGTCACGGAGGTCATGTTGGCCTTGACCCCACCGAAGGCTCAGGTGCTCGAGTACGTCAATACGGCGGCGCGCTTTCCCACCCCGGAGCAACTCAACCTCAGCTCGCAGTCGAGCGCGTATGTGGAGCGGGTGGTCTACAGCAAGACCAGCGATACCGAGGTCACGATCACGGCGTCGATCCGGTCCGGATCCATCGGTCCGGAACTGGACGGCACGCAACTGGTGCTCACGGGCCAACCCGGTGAGGCGGGCCTGAGCAATGCGTCCGTGGTCTGGAAATGCGCCGGGTCCGTTCCTGACAAATTCCTCACAGTGGCCTGCCGTTCCACAAGTTGA
- a CDS encoding pilin has product MKRTVQKGFTLIELMIVVAIIGILAAVALPAYSDYMKKSKVSELVLALSAYKQPIQEFTTTQNRLPSTTELDVKAPTGGYVKSLAYTPSSTSAITAAGTTATMTATAQNIGTGVDDKTLTLVGAVNYETMALVWTCGTSATIENKYLSAACKHS; this is encoded by the coding sequence ATGAAGCGCACTGTCCAAAAAGGTTTCACCCTCATCGAACTGATGATCGTTGTGGCGATCATCGGCATCCTGGCTGCTGTGGCCCTGCCGGCTTATTCTGACTACATGAAGAAGTCGAAGGTCAGCGAACTGGTGCTGGCCCTGTCGGCCTACAAACAGCCGATCCAAGAATTCACCACGACGCAAAACCGCCTTCCGAGCACCACCGAACTGGACGTCAAGGCACCGACGGGCGGCTACGTCAAGTCTCTGGCTTACACCCCCTCCAGCACCAGCGCAATCACGGCTGCTGGCACCACCGCCACGATGACTGCCACTGCGCAAAACATCGGAACCGGTGTGGATGACAAGACGCTGACCCTTGTCGGCGCAGTGAACTACGAAACCATGGCCCTGGTGTGGACCTGCGGAACCAGCGCAACCATCGAGAACAAGTACCTGAGCGCCGCCTGCAAGCATAGCTAA
- a CDS encoding pilin, which translates to MKRTMQKGFTLIELMIVVAIIGILAAVALPAYSDYMKKSKVSELVLALSAYKQPIQEFTTTQNRLPTTDELDVKAPTGGYVKDLSYTPSSTSAITAAGTTAKMTATAQNVGTGVDDKTLTLVGAVNYETMALVWTCGTDATIENKYLSAACKHS; encoded by the coding sequence ATGAAGCGCACTATGCAAAAGGGTTTCACCCTGATCGAACTGATGATCGTCGTGGCGATCATCGGCATCCTGGCCGCAGTGGCCCTGCCGGCCTACTCCGACTACATGAAGAAGTCGAAGGTCAGCGAGTTGGTGCTGGCCCTGTCGGCCTACAAGCAGCCGATCCAGGAATTCACGACCACACAGAACCGCCTGCCGACTACTGATGAACTGGATGTCAAGGCTCCGACCGGTGGTTACGTCAAGGACCTCTCCTACACCCCGTCCAGCACCAGCGCAATCACGGCCGCAGGCACCACCGCAAAGATGACTGCCACTGCGCAAAACGTCGGAACTGGTGTGGATGACAAGACGCTGACCCTGGTCGGCGCGGTGAACTACGAAACCATGGCCCTGGTGTGGACCTGTGGCACCGACGCTACCATCGAGAATAAGTACCTCAGCGCTGCCTGCAAGCACAGCTGA